Part of the Permianibacter fluminis genome, ATGGGTCAGCGCGTCATCGGCGTTGTTGACCACTGCCGTGAAATTGGCCTTGGCGCCGTACAGGATGGTGCCGGTGGAGAAAATCCGCGGCGCCACCAGCAGCCCGGCTCTTTGCATTTCACTGTGGGTGAAAATTTCCGAGCTGTCGTTGGACGGGTCATGAATCGTGGTCACCCCGAATGCCAGCGAGGCGTAATCGACCCAGCTTTGCTGCGGAATGATTTCGTCTTCACCCATGCCGCCGTGCCAATGCACATCGACCAGACCCGGAATCACCGTCTTGCCTTTGCCATCGACGAGCACCGCCTTGGCCGGCACCGCAACTTCACCGGTCTTGCCGATCGCGCTGATGCGGTTGTTCTCGATCACGATGGTGCCGTTCTCGATCACTTCATCGCCGTTCATCGTGACCAGCCGGGCACCGGTAATCGCCGTTACCGCGGTCGGTTTGTCGGCCGCCTGCTGGAAACCGATCTTGACGCCGTTTTCCGCCGGCTTCGGCAAGTCCTTGCTGGCACCCGAAACAAAAGCAAACGCATTCTTCAATTCACCGGTAAACAGCTCGTCACCCAAGGCAAAGTGAAGCTTGCTGCTGTCGCCGGACCAATGCAGATACTCGCCGGCATTGACGTCCAGCTGCTTGACCGGCAGCGCATCCATTTTCGGCCCGATGCTGAGCGGTTTGCCCGTCTGCGGGAACGGCGTCACATAGGTGTGGAAGCGCTCGACGAACGCCAGCCACTGACCGTCCGGTGACAGCGCAAACTCGGTGGCAAATTCGCTCTTGGCCACTTCAGTTTCGCGCGCCTTGGTGACGGCACCGTGTTCAGCCAAATCAATGCGGACCAGCTTGCTGTACCAATCCACTTCATTGTTGACGCCGGCACGGGTCACGTAGACCGCATCATTGTCTTTGCCAAATTGCGGCGCGGCGCCGTCATCGGTAATCCGGCGCGGCTCACCTTTGCCATCGGCACTGACCGCGTAAACACCAGTCTCCAGCGCATGCCACGGCGAGGTCAGGTAACCGCCACGGGATTTGACGAAGACCACGGTGTTGCCGTCCGGAGAAAACTTGGGTTCGCTGTACTTGCCAGCGTCTTTGACCAGCACGGTTTCCTTGCCGGAGCGCAAATCGAGTTTGCGCACGGTGCCCATGTCGGCGTCGTTCCAGGAGACGAACACGACTTCACGGCCATCGCGGGAATAGCTCGGGAAATATTCGAAATGATCGGTCTGCTTGGTCAGTCGCTTGGCGGTGCCGGCTGGCAGATCTTTGGTATACAGGTAGCCGAGCGCGGAATAGATCACCTTGTCGCCTTTCGGCGCGACGTTGACCCAGCGCAGCTGCTTGACATCGAAACGCTCGGGCGCCACCGGCGTGTCATAACGCACGGCTTTGCGCACGTCGCGCGTGTCCTTGACGGCAAACGGAATGTCGCTGGCCGTTTTGCGCTGCCAGTCCACGCGCCAGATCTTGCCCTGCGCCCAGACTACAATCTGTTTGCTGTCCGGTGTCCAATCAAACGCCGGATAGACACCGTGCACCGACCAGGCTTCCTGCATGTCGCGTTCGAGCCCGGCCCAGACCGGAAATTCGCGGCCATCGCTCAGGTCTTTCAGGAACAGCGTGCTTTGGTTGCGGACGCGGCGGACAAACGCCAGATACTTGCCATCCGGT contains:
- a CDS encoding amidohydrolase family protein, which translates into the protein MSWWKYSVLALAIAGTVHAAEDDKKKWDVNNPPGEKVTVTLDTHTGTWMSVDVSPDGKQILFDLLGDLYVMPSSGGDAKALTHSIAWENQARFSPDGKRITFMSDAGGGDNVWLMNADGSDAKAVTDEDFRLLNNPIWHPNGEYIAARKHYTGTRSLGSGEIWLYHASGGKGVQLNEKPNWQKDLGEPAFSPDGNFIYYSQDTTAGKSFEYNKDSNKQIFEIFRMDLRDGSVEPFVSGPGGSVRPTPSPDGKYLAFVRRVRNQSTLFLKDLSDGREFPVWAGLERDMQEAWSVHGVYPAFDWTPDSKQIVVWAQGKIWRVDWQRKTASDIPFAVKDTRDVRKAVRYDTPVAPERFDVKQLRWVNVAPKGDKVIYSALGYLYTKDLPAGTAKRLTKQTDHFEYFPSYSRDGREVVFVSWNDADMGTVRKLDLRSGKETVLVKDAGKYSEPKFSPDGNTVVFVKSRGGYLTSPWHALETGVYAVSADGKGEPRRITDDGAAPQFGKDNDAVYVTRAGVNNEVDWYSKLVRIDLAEHGAVTKARETEVAKSEFATEFALSPDGQWLAFVERFHTYVTPFPQTGKPLSIGPKMDALPVKQLDVNAGEYLHWSGDSSKLHFALGDELFTGELKNAFAFVSGASKDLPKPAENGVKIGFQQAADKPTAVTAITGARLVTMNGDEVIENGTIVIENNRISAIGKTGEVAVPAKAVLVDGKGKTVIPGLVDVHWHGGMGEDEIIPQQSWVDYASLAFGVTTIHDPSNDSSEIFTHSEMQRAGLLVAPRIFSTGTILYGAKANFTAVVNNADDALTHLKRMKAAGAISVKSYNQPRREQRQQILDAARQTGMMVVPEGGSLFQTNMNMIIDGHTGVEHAIPVAIAYDDVKQLWSQTQVGYTPTLNVGYGGLDGEHYWYAMTEVWKHPILSKFVPASVLQPRSVRRETAPLEDFNIIRVAKTATELSRAGVAVNIGAHGQREGLGAHWEMWMFGLGGMTPIEAIRAATITPARYLGMAKDIGSLEAGKLADLVILDGDVLADIRQSDQIHSVMINGRLYDLPSMNEVGATPKPRKPFFFENSDGATVPVTVRAHSDGHGR